TCACTGAAATCCAGCTCAGGCAATGGGCCTTTGGCAGTGACTTCAATGTAATCCATATTGATCTGCATGGCATAGTACTGCAACAAACCTGTAGATAAGTTGATACCTGCATGTACATCCGGCAGTTGCGTAGGTGCCTGGAAGTTATACAGCTTCTGCAGTACAAAGGAATATAATGATTTTAGACGATTACGATGATAGTCGTCAGCGTTCTTCGTAGTCACATAAATATCGTGATCATCCCGACGATTGCGCATCAGTTCATAAAACAGGGTGGTACCGTAGAAAATAATTGGCTGAAAAGGCATGTTCATGGCCCATGCCAGCTCCCTTTCGTCCGTCATGGCAGGCGAAAGACAAGCATACATCAGGTCCAGAAGGGCCTCGTATTTGTCGATATCTGTTAATGCAATTTCCTCCTGCGACAGGCTGTAGGCTTCGTAGGTGGCCAGCACCTGCTCATACAAAGCTTTCTTTGCCGTTTGCTCGTTCCTGATCCTGTCACGGAGACGATTGATAAACGGTTGGAATGATATGGTGGCATCCAGATCCATGCTGGATACCTCAATCCCCGATAACTCCTGTATTATTTTTTCCATTGGTAATTGAAGATAGCAAAAACCTGTATACGTATAGCAAATTTAACACCAACCATTCAATTCTTCTTATCTTGCAAGTATGAAATCACCTATCCTTCTTTTCCTGCTCGTTAGCATTTCATGGCACAGCATCGCTCAATCCAAACAGGGGTACTTTCCTCCCAGGGGCGAATGGCAACAAAAGGTGCCTAAAACCATGGGACTTGACCCCGTTAAACTCGATTCAGCTATTGCCTATGCAATACAGAATGAATCCAAAGCACCCAGAGATATGGAACTTGCACAGGCAATTTCCTTTGGCAAAGAACCTTTCAGTGCCGGTATCGGACCTTTTGCTGAAAGAGGTGCACCCACAGGTATCATCGTATACAAAGGATATATCGTAAAGACCTGGGGAGATCCTGACAGGGTGGACATGACACATAGCGTAACCAAGAGTTTTCTGAATGCCGTCATAGGTGTAGCTGTAGATAAAGGGCTCATCCGTAGTGTGAATGATACCGTGGCCAGATACGTACCACCTATCGAAGTATATGGATCAGGGGAATTAATATACCCTTTTGCCACGGAACATAACCGCTCCCTTACCTGGGATGTAATGCTGCGCCAGACGAGTGACTGGGAAGGTACCCTCTGGGGAAAACCAGATTGGGCAGACAGGCCAGAGGGTAACTATACCGAATGGATGAAAAGACCGAGACATACACCCGGTAGTGTATGGAAATACAATGATGTACGGGTGAATGCGCTGGCGCTGGCTACTACCTGTGTATGGCGGCAACCATTGCCACAGGTGTTGAAAGCACAGATCATGGATCCCATTGGTGCTTCGAATACCTGGAGATGGTTTGGCTATCGTAATTCCTGGATCGTGCTGGATGGCGCGCCTGTTCAGTCAGTAAGCGGCGGTGGTCACTGGGGTGGCGGCATGTTTATCAGTGCATATGATATGGCTAGATTTGGATTGCTCACTTTGCATAGGGGTAACTGGAACGGCCAACAGTTATTGTCAGCGCAATGGGTAAAACAGGCATTGACACCGACGACTGCGAATACAGGTTATGGCTATATGAACTGGTTCCTGAATACAGACAAAAAAATGCTGCCCAGTGCACCGGCAAGTGCTTTTGTACATGTAGGGAATGGGAGCAACCTCATTTATGTAGATCCGGAGCATGACTTAGTGGTCGTGACGAGATGGATAGAGTACAAAGCAATGGATGAAGTGATAAAAAGAGTTTTATCTGCCCTTTAATATCGGTTGTAATACTTCGGGCCGGCCATCGACCGGTTCTGTGATTTGCAGACCCAATATTTCAGCTACCAGCGGATACACGTGTATATTGGCAAATGTACCAATCCGCTGGTGCGCTTTAAATGCAGGGCCCCACGCCATGAATACGGCATTCATATCCGTGAGATTATTATCAAATCCATGATGACCGATATGTTGTTCGCCCCGTTTAGGCTGCGCGAAAATATAATACGCATCAGGTACTATTATGATGTCACCGATACGGTTGTATTTATCTTCTGTTCCATAATGCCATCTTGCAGGCATTTCATTTTTCCTATAAGCCCTGAAGTGGTCTTCGTGAGATTTATAATATGCATATGCTTCGTTTACCTTTGCTGTATCATCACTGTAAAACATTGCTTTCTCACCACCCCACGACATTTTTAATCCCATATCTTTCAGTTGTATAAGGTTCATTGTATCTACAGTACTCATGCCATGATCTGATACTATGATGTAGTTCACAGGCAGGTTCAATGCACTCACTGCTTTCACCATTTTACCGATGCTTTCATCGACAAACTGTACCTTTTGTTTTACCTGTTCTGACTCAGGACCATAGCTGTGTCCCGCATGATCTACTTCAGGGAAGTAGAAGGTGATCAGGTGAGGCCGTTGAGCTGCCGGCAATTTCAGCCAGTTTACGACAGACTGAATACGGTTGTCGATACCTGTCTTTTCCTGGTAACGGTATGAGTAGGTAGGGCGTGTATTTTGAATAGGACTTTCCGAACCTACCCAGAAATAACTGGCGCTTACCATATGTTGCTTTTCAGCCAGTACCCAGAGCGGAGTTCCGCCGTACCAGGTACCATCTTCCACGGCGTCGCGGTTCTTCATTTCATAGGACTGTTTGCGATTCCTGTCATAGAAGGAATTGTCTACCAGTCCATGATGGGCGGGATACAAACCTGTGATCAGTGTATAGTGGTTAGGAAAGGTCAAACTTGGATAAGAAGGCTGCATGGCAGTGGCTTTCACGCCTTCGCCGGACAACTCCAGTAAATTCTTTGCCTGGTATTTTTCTGCATAATCATACCTGAAGCCATCGATAGAGATCATGATGACATAAGGTTTGGCTTCCTGCTCTTTGCTGTTGGTGCGTCCTTGAACAATATGCTGGGTAGTGTCCTGTGCAAAAGCGAAATTCGTTGATAGCGTGATCAGCATCGCCAGGGAAATGTGTTTCATGTTGGTTTAGATTTCCTGAGAGGCAAAGGTCGGGAGGATTTTTTAACAATTGGGTTAAATAAGTGTTGTTTCTTTTATTTTGCAATCGTTTGCAAATTCCCTATTTTTAAGTTGACTATACTGACTGAAAAACTGCCATCTTTTACGAAAACCTTAAAAATCCACATTTGAAACCCTTAAAATTCCGGTAAAACCTATATCAGTCACCCTTAAAATTAACCACATGATCCTACGATCTGCTATATTGGCGATCAGCGTATGCTGTATTGTCAATAGTTCTGTACAAGCGCAAAACAAACCTTTTCCACAGGCAGTCACTTATGCCAATTGTATCAAACCCAGTAATGTAACACAGGCTTCTATGAATACCAGTGTTGCCAGTTATTATGATTACTGGAAATCAAAGTATGTAAAAACGTTATCTACCCTCTCCGGTGGTTATTATATCAAGGGAGAAATCAGCGGAGATGCAGAGGGTTATACCCCTTTGGGTTCTTCTGAGGGGCAGGGTTATGGCATGGTAATTACCGTGCTGATGGCGGGTTATGACCCAAATGCAAAAACTATCTATGATGGGTTGTTTAAGACGGCGAGAGCATTCCACAGCTCCATCAATACGAATCTCATGGGTTGGGTAGTGGCGGATGCCACCGGTGCGCAGGGGCATTTTGACTCTGCTACAGATGGAGATGTGGATATTGCGTATTCATTGATTTTAGCCCATTATCAGTGGGGTTCCAATGGAACTATCAATTATCTCAATGAGGCAAAGAAAATGATCACTAACGGGCTAAAAGTAGCCAATGTGACCAGTAACAATCGTTTGAACCTGGGTGACTGGGATAGTAAGAGTGCACTCAATACCAGACCGTCTGACTGGATGTTGAGTCACTTACGTGCATTCTACCAGGAAACAGGAGACGCTACGTGGCTGACACTGATCAATAACCTGTATAGTGTGTACAATTCATTTACGGCCACCTATTCGCCTAATACAGGACTGATCTCTGACTTTGTGGTAAAGAATCCACCTGAGCCAGCGCCACAGAATTATATTGATGAAGGACCGCAAACAAACGAGTATAATTACAATGCCTGCCGTGTGCCATTGCGGGTAGTGATGGATTATGCATTGTATGGTTCTTCCAGTGCGTATACACTGGCGAATAAAATGGCGTCATGGATTATTACTAAAAGTGGAGGCAACCCTTCCAGTATCAAAGATGGGTATAAATTGAATGGTACCACAACCGGTTCTGATCCTGAGGCCGTATTTGTAGCGCCCTTTGTAGCGGCGTCTGTGGTAAACAGCAGTAATCAGTCATTTTTGAATAGTGGCTGGACTTTTCTGACTACTAAGAAATCCGGGTATTATAGTGATTCTTATAACTTGCTATGTCAATTGTTTATTTCCGGTAACTGGTGGAAGCCAGAGGCGACTGCGAGTACCTGTGTACCGGTGAGTGCCAGTGGGGATGATGGCAATGTAGCGGCGAATGTACTGGATGGTAGTTTAGATACGAGATGGTCTTCATCCGGCGACGGGCAGTACCTGCAGTTTTGTCTGGATGCGACAACGACGGTGACAGGTGTGGATATTGCATTTTACCAGGGGAATACGAGAGTGGCTACTTTTGATATCCGGACAAGTACGGATGGGAGTACATGGACGAATGCTGCGACTGGTTTAAAAAGTAGTGGTACTTCAACTGCATTGGAGAGCTTTCCTATTACACCTGTAAGTGCGAAGTATGTGAGGATCGTTGGGCATGGGAATAGTGTGAATGCATGGAATAGCATTACGGAAGTGCAGATTAAGAAAGGTGGTAGTAGTGTGACACAGCTGGTAATTAATACTTCGCCGGTTAAAAAAGCAGCAACAGGAAAAGTTTCACTTTTAAACACAGAAGATGTTTCACTTTTAAAAACTGCTACTGAAAAGTTATCTGTTGTCAATGTTTATCCAAATCCATTTTCTCAGCGTATGACCATTCAATTCACATTGCAGGATGCAGGGCATACTTCATTGATCGTATATGCAATAGATGGACATCCGGTACGGGTATTGGCCAATGAGATGCTGAGTACGGGACAATATACACGGACCTTTAATAGTGAGGGTGTTCCGGCAGGCATTTATTTATTAAAGCTGGTGCATAATGGAAAGATGATCAATAAAAAGATCGTTAAAAACTAAATATAAACAAGGCTGCTGACCGGACAGCAGCCTTGTTTTACTTCATTAACTATATAAGAAAGGAAATTTATACAACCCAGAGTAAGGGGCACTTTCTCCTAATAAACGGTTCGTACCACCCGCCACAGCATCAGTAAATGGCGTGAACGCCACTCTTCTCACCGTCATAGCCTGGTGATGCCATGCAGCTACACCTGCGGAGAGTTGTTCCGGATCAGGTAACCATGGACTGAGGCTGGAAGGTTTGGAAGGGAAGGACAAACCAAATGAAAAACGGCCTGCAATGTCAGGTACATAGAAAGGATTGTTCTGAATCAGCACACCATCGATGTAGTATTCCACCCTGTTCGCATACCAGTCAATTCTAAATTCATGGAATGCATCGTCCCAGATATCTTTTCCTGCTGAAGCGCGCATTTCAAGGAACTCCTCCTGCTGGTTATCCGTTGTCTGTGTAAAACCGACACCTTCACCCAGTTCACCTCGTGCATTTGTTATTTTCAACTGATCCCTTCGGGGTTGTTTTAAAAATTGCATTTCATCGCTGAACTTTGTCCAGCTGGAAAGCTGGTTTGGAGCGGCAGGTGTGTTTAGCTGGTAAGTACCATTGTTTTCATCGGTATCGTATTGTACGATCACCTTCATACCTGCATAGGGAGTGATATAACTGGCCGTCAGCATGGCGTTAACTGTGTAAAAGGACCAGACTGCATTGTTGGAAGGTAGTTCAAGAGACCACTCGTTCTTCACTTTTACAAAGTAGCCGTCACCCTCGAAGTAATTACCCTGCTGATGCAGACCGCTGGCAATGCATTGGTCGTAAAACGGGTCCTGGAATTTAGCGCTTGCATGATGGTATAGGCGGAAGAACGGAGATACGCCAAATTGTTTGGGTAGTTTTGCTTCTACTATATAGCGGCCGTATCCACAGTATCTCTGGGTAGTGACAGCTGCCCCTACACGGGTGTTCCAGTACTCTCCTACTAACGGGTCGCCTGATTCTGTATGTTTTTTGACAGCGCCATCGGTATCTACGCCATGTAAGAGGCCGTCATACCAGTCGCCATGTGCTTCGAGTACGAGCAGACCCTCTTTGAAGTAGATGTTTTTGGGAACGACGCCACCATCTGCACCGCCATCGGGGTTTTTCGACAAGGCATAGTGATTGACCTGGAACATATCGATGGTATAACCATTGTCATCAGCGAGTGCAAAGTTGAAATCATATGCACTGGTTTGCTTTGAGATGTCGTTCACGTAAATGCGAACAGGGGTAGTTGTACTGGTGTTATTGTTATACTTTACATAGAAATCATAACTACCATTTGCCAGGTTCTGTGGCAGTGTAAAACTGACACTGGTGCTGGTAACTTCAATCATGTTCTCGTGAGGGATAGTGATTAAATTACCCGTATTATAGGGATCCTGTAAATAACCTACAGGCGGAGCCAGAACGGAGAAGCCGGAACTGTCACCAAACTGGGATAAACCTGAGTCAACAAATATATTCCTGAAAGTTCCTTTGCCAATATTTCCCGTTCCCCAGGTACTGGCGCCTATAGTCAGTTTCGTAGTAGAGCTGATCGTAGTAGGGGTTGAATTTTCAGTGATATTACCGGTACCTACAGACGCACCATTCAGGTACATGAAGTTAAGCTGATTTGCGAGTACGTTGCCAGCACTTCTTCCTATCAAAAGGCTGTTCCAGCTGTCAGGAATGATGTGAGTAGAAGAGGAGATACTTTCGCTTTCACCTACATTTTTCTGCTGCCAGATGATCCTCCTGCTTACATTATTTACATATACCCAAATGCCATTTCCATTATTGTCCAGGCAGGTCATGAGCGGCCATGAACCAGTTGCAGCCAGGTCTGCACTGCTGACATAAAAGTAGATACCCAGACCATACCCGCTCTTTCCATCGCTACCTAAAATATCTAACATGGAGATATCATTCAATGTAATTTTGCTTGTCTGTGAGTCAAGATGCACGCCAGTATACCCGGATATTCTTTTCAGTACAGGGTTCTCGGGCAACTGGACATTCCCATAGTTACCAAAATAGTCTTTGAAATCATTTTCCAGTGTGTAAAACACCTTGCCACCGGAAGGGATCATGCCGGTTAGAAAGTTACCATCTTCTTTCACACAATCTATCCTTGCATTAGGTGCATATTGTCCGCTGAGTGCATCATATACCAGTTCATTCGGTGTAGTATACATTACATCCAGACTTCCTCCAGCTACATCACTATTCGCAAGCCGGAATACATAAGGCGTTTCATTTTCCAGCCCTTTGATGAGCGGAGGATTCACTATTGTACCATTCGTGAGTACAAACAGGCTGTCGGTAACCAGTGTATAGCTATCTGCTACATCCGGAGCATCCTGCTTACGAAAGCTCAGGCTCATTGTTTGCGGGGAACCTGGCGCCTTACCATCCGACCACTTCACTTTTGTTAGCTCTATATTCATTTACCAATTTTTAAATTTATACATAGTTATCTACTTCTATTCCCGCCATTAAGCCAGGGCTGCCAGTCAGAGAAGGTCTGATCATATACAACCGGAACCATGCATTGGTCGTATCGTCATACTTCTCATACACTTCGCCGCCCTGCGAAATGGAAGGGCATATTACCTGTGTACCTTTGGTCGCTGAAGGGTACTCAGTATTCAGGTAGTCGTCAGAAAGGGAGATGGTTACATCTGTTCTCCATATTTTTTTCATGGAACCGGCCACTTCCTGGAACTGCAGGTAGAGTGTATTGAAGGCTTCAAAGTCTGCTTTGTTGTCCAGCAGGATGCGTAATCCCTCGATATTATCGACGCCGATAGTATCTTCCGATTTATGCAGAAAGCTGTCCAGCCAGTCCCATAACTGATCCTGTGTGGGATAGGCGCCAGTCTGCACCCATCCCTTTAGTTTATTACGTTCGCGTATTGGCATGTTATTTTATTTTCTGGATGAATAGGGTAACAATGAATGGAGGTCGATTTTCATGTGGCTGGTCTCCACCTGTGGTAGACATTCCCGGATCATAAGTGCCAGCCAGTGGTGCATAACCATCTGTGATACCATATATCTTTGGACTCGGGATAGAAGTTTGCTGACCGGTGACTCCAAAATTGTGTTTGTGCTTCGGCATCTGCGATTCTATCAGTGTTACGGATTCAAGACCGCCGGTTTTACCGGGTTGGTTGTAATCTGCTCTGCTGGCATCATAACCCACAGGGAATCTACCCATCCTGTTTCTCGTACCATTATTACCATTACAGATGGCCCAGCCGTCTCTTTCATTGATACCTAAACCAGTGCTGGTAAAATTGCCTGCAATGTACTGGGCATCACAATCCACTTCCAACACATCTCCTTTCTTAAACAGACCATTCAACTGTTGTGTAAATGAAGCCTGTATATTGGCCACCGTATTACGCAGGCTCAGCAATGTTTCTATCCGCTGCAGGTTACCATAGGCTATACCACCAGCCGCAAATCGCGCTCTTCTTGTGAAGTATACATTGCGTGTGATCTGGTCTGCAAAGAGCCTGCTTTCGGGCAACTCTTCCACAATCCATGTGGCCTGCTTCGGCCCTCCGACAAATGGCAATAATTCCCCGTTATAACTGATCCATCCATCTGCTACATTATTGCCCACTTCTTCCATCCCTGATACGATCACTGCATTACCGATCATCTTAGATAACCCAGCCAGCGCATCGTGGTAGGATGACTGCATAAAGTCAAGCGTATACTGGGTCATGGGGAAACCACCCAGGTTTGTTAATTGTGCTATTTTGTTCATACATTTTGAATTTTTCTAGCTATCCCAGCCAGCTTATAGGTATCAATCAGCGCGTACATTTCATCTGCATTGTAGCTGACTCCTGAGGGTACCAGTATATAAAAATCTACAGGTTCATTGCCGATCTCCGATTCAGTAAAGAGATAGATAGGTTGTGATTCAGCTTCGGTATACAGGAACTTTGGTTTGGATTCTTCTTCCTGGTAGATCAGTGTGACTTCGTTACTCACCGCATCCACAATACGGATGCCCCTATTGACAAGGTCATAGCGATCATTGAGCAATTTCTCAAGGTACACTACCTGTGGTGTGATGCTTAGTCTGTACAGGTTCGCATCGCGATTGCGCCGGAACTGCTGATACAGTAAATTGACCGGGTAAGTAATCGCCTGTAACCACGAAATGTGTATGACCTTTCTAAGTCGTGGCGGCATCAGTAGCCTGATCAGCTTCTGGTAATCAATATCGAAAATGGTTCTCATCTGATCGTGCTTTGAGGTTCGTACCTGATTGTCAGCCCATCTTCATCTACGATACGCAGATAACCGGCATCAGGACTGTATTTTACATCTACAGCAGAATAGGGCAATGTGCCATATTTCGTTTCTGCCTGTACGATATGCGGGATCACCACACCATCTACCTGTTGCAATGCATCTACGAGATAAGCTAATACCAGCGTACCATTGAATGGTAAATTCAGCAGGTAATCCTTGATACCTTTTCCCACAGGATCAGCATTCGTTCCATCCAGGCGGGAACCGTCACTACCCAATACCAGTGGGTTATAATATATCACCAGGTCCAGCTTCAGGCTGTCTGGCGGCAGACTTTCCACGACGAGTGGCGTCACACCTGCATCCTTGATCTTATTCATATAGGTCTCGAATGATTCCAGCTGTTGTGCGGTGATGGCGTTCAGGTCTCCATCTACGATGCGTGCGACCTTCAGGCGCAGACCTTTGGATTGCTCTGTCACCGCACTGAATGCGATGATCTTTTGTTCGGCTACCTGGTCGTCTGTGAGGGCGGAGTTATCGTAGTAATCAGCTTCGTATGCCAGCTCAGATCCATACTGAAAGTCTCTTGCCTTGTTCGCATACCAGCGTAGACTGTGAGGCGCTTTCTCATTGATCAGTGTCGTTACTTCTGACTTGTGCAGATCAAAAAGATTTTCAAGCGCCCAGATGCTCACGGCTACAATGTAGGTCCATAGCCGCCATACGGCTACCTTGCTGGTACTGTTAAGTACAGAAAGCTCTGTTGTACCTGTGATACGGCTGATGATATCATCCTGTATTTCGGTGATTGTTCTTGCCATAATTGTTTTAATTTTTTAACTGATGCGGAAGTTCAGCTGAATACCCATGTAACCAATACCACCCATTACGATGGCAGCATCTTCGGTGGTGTAACCATTGGAAGGCACG
This Chitinophaga sancti DNA region includes the following protein-coding sequences:
- a CDS encoding glycosyl hydrolase family 8, translating into MILRSAILAISVCCIVNSSVQAQNKPFPQAVTYANCIKPSNVTQASMNTSVASYYDYWKSKYVKTLSTLSGGYYIKGEISGDAEGYTPLGSSEGQGYGMVITVLMAGYDPNAKTIYDGLFKTARAFHSSINTNLMGWVVADATGAQGHFDSATDGDVDIAYSLILAHYQWGSNGTINYLNEAKKMITNGLKVANVTSNNRLNLGDWDSKSALNTRPSDWMLSHLRAFYQETGDATWLTLINNLYSVYNSFTATYSPNTGLISDFVVKNPPEPAPQNYIDEGPQTNEYNYNACRVPLRVVMDYALYGSSSAYTLANKMASWIITKSGGNPSSIKDGYKLNGTTTGSDPEAVFVAPFVAASVVNSSNQSFLNSGWTFLTTKKSGYYSDSYNLLCQLFISGNWWKPEATASTCVPVSASGDDGNVAANVLDGSLDTRWSSSGDGQYLQFCLDATTTVTGVDIAFYQGNTRVATFDIRTSTDGSTWTNAATGLKSSGTSTALESFPITPVSAKYVRIVGHGNSVNAWNSITEVQIKKGGSSVTQLVINTSPVKKAATGKVSLLNTEDVSLLKTATEKLSVVNVYPNPFSQRMTIQFTLQDAGHTSLIVYAIDGHPVRVLANEMLSTGQYTRTFNSEGVPAGIYLLKLVHNGKMINKKIVKN
- a CDS encoding serine hydrolase, with product MKSPILLFLLVSISWHSIAQSKQGYFPPRGEWQQKVPKTMGLDPVKLDSAIAYAIQNESKAPRDMELAQAISFGKEPFSAGIGPFAERGAPTGIIVYKGYIVKTWGDPDRVDMTHSVTKSFLNAVIGVAVDKGLIRSVNDTVARYVPPIEVYGSGELIYPFATEHNRSLTWDVMLRQTSDWEGTLWGKPDWADRPEGNYTEWMKRPRHTPGSVWKYNDVRVNALALATTCVWRQPLPQVLKAQIMDPIGASNTWRWFGYRNSWIVLDGAPVQSVSGGGHWGGGMFISAYDMARFGLLTLHRGNWNGQQLLSAQWVKQALTPTTANTGYGYMNWFLNTDKKMLPSAPASAFVHVGNGSNLIYVDPEHDLVVVTRWIEYKAMDEVIKRVLSAL
- a CDS encoding family 16 glycosylhydrolase — its product is MNIELTKVKWSDGKAPGSPQTMSLSFRKQDAPDVADSYTLVTDSLFVLTNGTIVNPPLIKGLENETPYVFRLANSDVAGGSLDVMYTTPNELVYDALSGQYAPNARIDCVKEDGNFLTGMIPSGGKVFYTLENDFKDYFGNYGNVQLPENPVLKRISGYTGVHLDSQTSKITLNDISMLDILGSDGKSGYGLGIYFYVSSADLAATGSWPLMTCLDNNGNGIWVYVNNVSRRIIWQQKNVGESESISSSTHIIPDSWNSLLIGRSAGNVLANQLNFMYLNGASVGTGNITENSTPTTISSTTKLTIGASTWGTGNIGKGTFRNIFVDSGLSQFGDSSGFSVLAPPVGYLQDPYNTGNLITIPHENMIEVTSTSVSFTLPQNLANGSYDFYVKYNNNTSTTTPVRIYVNDISKQTSAYDFNFALADDNGYTIDMFQVNHYALSKNPDGGADGGVVPKNIYFKEGLLVLEAHGDWYDGLLHGVDTDGAVKKHTESGDPLVGEYWNTRVGAAVTTQRYCGYGRYIVEAKLPKQFGVSPFFRLYHHASAKFQDPFYDQCIASGLHQQGNYFEGDGYFVKVKNEWSLELPSNNAVWSFYTVNAMLTASYITPYAGMKVIVQYDTDENNGTYQLNTPAAPNQLSSWTKFSDEMQFLKQPRRDQLKITNARGELGEGVGFTQTTDNQQEEFLEMRASAGKDIWDDAFHEFRIDWYANRVEYYIDGVLIQNNPFYVPDIAGRFSFGLSFPSKPSSLSPWLPDPEQLSAGVAAWHHQAMTVRRVAFTPFTDAVAGGTNRLLGESAPYSGLYKFPFLYS
- a CDS encoding ectonucleotide pyrophosphatase/phosphodiesterase, with the translated sequence MKHISLAMLITLSTNFAFAQDTTQHIVQGRTNSKEQEAKPYVIMISIDGFRYDYAEKYQAKNLLELSGEGVKATAMQPSYPSLTFPNHYTLITGLYPAHHGLVDNSFYDRNRKQSYEMKNRDAVEDGTWYGGTPLWVLAEKQHMVSASYFWVGSESPIQNTRPTYSYRYQEKTGIDNRIQSVVNWLKLPAAQRPHLITFYFPEVDHAGHSYGPESEQVKQKVQFVDESIGKMVKAVSALNLPVNYIIVSDHGMSTVDTMNLIQLKDMGLKMSWGGEKAMFYSDDTAKVNEAYAYYKSHEDHFRAYRKNEMPARWHYGTEDKYNRIGDIIIVPDAYYIFAQPKRGEQHIGHHGFDNNLTDMNAVFMAWGPAFKAHQRIGTFANIHVYPLVAEILGLQITEPVDGRPEVLQPILKGR